A DNA window from Trypanosoma brucei brucei TREU927 chromosome 10, whole genome shotgun sequence contains the following coding sequences:
- a CDS encoding hypothetical protein, conserved (GPI-Anchor Signal predicted for Tb10.389.1220 by DGPI v2.04, no cleavage site predicted) has product MLDAAPAVCLVLGGCQANMFLLELIVAKNRDTMYAMTFAQYVAVALLSLPYVCTFRKVPGKAHLLPLQMRPGRLSTLHKLAVGVTAWVMGVATNLAFNMHVSVPVHSTFRSLPLLLNMLVGFFFLNKRYTFLQVACVSMITVGLVLLTVEKSRRSSRSTTDGSSGTQDTSEYFWCLCGMLILLFTTVLSTALSLMQEHMYKTAERREKALETESKKTDNPKMPRSVEEATETSPAPMWAEALFFSHAVGIPLFLSQPSRLFTEFASVSSENYVYFLLNAVTQYMCVMGVYVLNNKTSAFTLVLILTLRKLGTFTLSVIYFGHYRHFNTTEWIAMFGALGASVLYPLLPKA; this is encoded by the coding sequence ATGCTCGATGCGGCCCCCGCAGTGTGTCTCGTACTTGGTGGTTGCCAGGCAAATATGTTTTTGCTAGAACTTATTGTGGCGAAGAACCGAGATACTATGTATGCCATGACGTTTGCTCAATATGTGGCCGTTGCCTTACTTTCACTTCCTTACGTGTGTACGTTTAGAAAGGTGCCTGGGAAAGCGCACTTGCTTCCGTTGCAGATGCGACCTGGGAGGCTTTCCACGTTACACAAGCTGGCAGTCGGTGTGACCGCGTGGGTTATGGGCGTAGCCACCAATCTTGCCTTCAATATGCATGTCTCCGTCCCCGTCCACTCGACATTCCGATCACTGCCCCTTCTTCTGAATATGTTGGTTgggttcttctttttaaataaacGGTACACATTTCTGCAGGTGGCATGTGTTTCCATGATAACGGTAGGACTTGTACTGTTGACGGTGGAGAAGTCCCGCCGGTCTTCGCGGTCGACCACAGACGGTAGTAGTGGAACTCAGGACACGAGTGAGTACTtctggtgtttgtgtggaaTGTTGATCCTTTTGTTCACAACGGTTCTGTCAACTGCTCTTAGCCTCATGCAGGAGCACATGTACAAGACAGCTGAGCGTCGCGAAAAGGCGCTGGAGACTGAGTCGAAGAAGACGGACAACCCGAAAATGCCACGTTCCGTGGAAGAGGCAACGGAAACGTCCCCGGCTCCGATGTGGGCGGAGGCGCTGTTTTTCTCCCATGCCGTTGGcattccactttttttgtcGCAGCCTAGTCGACTTTTTACTGAGTTTGCTTCCGTCTCATCGGAAAATTACGTATACTTTCTTTTGAATGCTGTTACAcaatatatgtgtgtgatgggtgtgtatgtgttgaacaacaaaacatcGGCGTTCACATTAGTGCTGATACTGACGCTACGCAAGTTGGGCACATTTACCCTCTCAGTTATTTACTTTGGACATTACCGACACTTCAACACCACGGAGTGGATAGCGATGTTTGGAGCGCTAGGAGCAAGCGTATTGTACCCTCTTCTACCAAAGGCTTAG